aacattatatatatatatatatatatatatatatatatatatatatatatagaaaatttaacatttaatagaaattaaaaatatatatatttttattgccACTCTCATGAGTGTAGTTTTGCTAGAAAGGCCAAAGTATAATATCAGctacataaattattaattttcagaGACTCACTATCAGTATTTAACTggtaaaaatagaattaaaatagaatttttttttcaaattgcctctgaaattgaaatttttttagacATGTTTAAGTAAGAACTCTAGTAACATATCAAATGATTTGTAAGGGCATTTAGCAAGAAtgttctatattttatttcacatCTATTAGAACTAAATTCttagtaataaatttaaaattttggaacAAGTTGTGCATGTCCTACTAAAATCAAATTGTAGATATTAATTATCGtcctaattttttatttttatttttttttctttttatagctATCAAGTATATGGGGGAGAACCATATATAAGGTCTGCTCAAGATATTGCATTTCATGTGGCCCTTTTCATTGCAAAAAATGGGAGCTACGTAAATTATTACATGGTATATGtgatactttttctttttattagttagcatattactttttttttataaagtagaaaataaattattatatttataaaagagaaGTCTCGAAATTGATATCTGAACCTTCGGTATTGAATATTTGAATCTTCGGTATTAATTATCTGTCCACCAGACTACAGGCGGCCGGTTGAAATAATTCTTTAGACTTCTTCATATtaattccatttttttttttgttaaatccTATAATGTGTAAGTATaacaccttttcttttccttcttctttttatttaaaaaaaaaaaaacctcagTACCATGGTGGGACAAATTTCGGCAGAACAGCAGCAGCTTATGTGATAACAGGTTATTATGATCAAGCTCCCCTTGATGAATATGGTGAGTGTTAATGACTACAGGAATGCCGTTTAGTTGACTTGTGCCTGTTTGGATAGCCTCGGTTAATTCCGTCTTTCTTTGATAAGAATCTATTTTAGCAGTAAAGTTTAGTATTGCAAAAACCTATATCagtttttttatcttttataaaaagaatacaataaaattagaaaaagaagctATTGAAGAATATTGTACATGGATCTCAATAGATAATggtcaatttaaaaaaaaagaatatatcaataataaaaatccatTATTGAGAACACCTAACAGttaaattattctaataaatatattagataatttattttttcatttttgtgcAATTAATCCAGGTCTGATTAGGCAGCCCAAATGGGGACACCTCAAGGAGTTGCATGCTGTAATTAAATCTTGCTCCACAACATTACTTGAAGGAGTGCAAACTAATCTCTCTGTTGGTCAACTTCAACAGGTGatattatatacattattgaaatttgaaggcaaaatttgaaattttcaagtttatcttattaagttaataaatttttatttttattaatgactTTTTTAAACATATTTCACGAAAGTTAGATTTGttctattgaattttatttattttatttttgctttgattaagaatttaaattaaagtgaaataagatttaatggaaaaaattaaaaattaaaaagtaaataaaataaaattaagagatttaagaatttaataatgcatcgaatttaaattaataatacatcAGCTGATATTTAAATGTATGTATATCTATTCCAAAAACTACAGGCATATATGTTTGAAGCACAAGGAGGAGGATGTGTGGCATTTCTTGTGAATAATGACTCGGTTAATGCAACTGTTGGGTTTAGAAATAAATCATTTGAATTGCTTCCAAAATCAATTAGTATTTTACCCGACTGTGACAACATAATCTTCAATACTGCCAAGGTATACCAACTTATTATATGGtttttattgttcttattGCTGATAGCATTGCAGGTAAATTTACCAATATCATTTAAATTCACAGGTAAATGCAGGGTCCAACAGGAGAATCACAACATCAAGTAAAAAATTGAATACATGGGAGAAATACATAGACGTTATCCCCAACTACTCGGATTCCACAATAAAATCAGATACTTTGTTGGAGCACATGAATACAACCAAAGATAAGTCGGATTATCTTTGGTATACTTTTAGgtactattttaaatttctttacttagtatatatatatatatatatatatttgccagatttatatttttaatgacagattaagctttgttaagaTTTTAAACCTATATAGCAGGACTAACTCGAACcgaaaattaaaaatgcaaATGTAATTAAGTCCGGTCTAAACCTCATCTGGCTTAATTgattaatactattattattattatctttcaaataattttacttttttgttACATTTCGGTTAATTTAACTTCGATTGCATCTTTTTGGAAAATTataaagtttcttttttttttttgtttgcaACAGCTTTCAACCAAATTTATCCTGCACTAAACCTCTCCTTCATGTTGAGTCTCTTGCACATGTTGCATATGCTTTTGTCAACAACAAATACTCAGGTAATCTTTTATAACCCTAacattatgaattaaatttctatgatttctatatttttatagttaaaaaCATATGAAAACGATGCATATCTTTCATCAGTGGCTTTTGCTAACTTTCTATACCAGGATCAGCACATGGAAGCAAAAATGGAAAAGTTCCATTTATCATGGAAGTACCGATTGTCTTAGACGATGATGGACTGAGCAATAATATTTCTATACTCAGTGTTATGGTTGGATTACCGGTAAGACATTTTATTTCATCTTCTACATGTATAGCAGCATAttaataagagaaatatatataaaaataaaagtagtttataccaatttttttgtatgtattttttctagataaagaaaaatatatgataataaatttttagttcaaaatatatattttactattataatttttggtttacaaaaattcaattatttttatgttgatCGATtaccattattattttaatcgtATTTCAAAATGGTAAGTCTAGAGCTAAATAGCTCTTAACGTCACTATTTGATTGTCAGAGCTGCAACTTTTTCACTATAAtctaatagttaaataataatgtagGAGCCATGCAGCTctaaattcatattatcaGACATGAGCAACACTAAAATGATAGCTGATCATAATAAGAATAACTGAATTTCTACGAATCAGAAATTTTAATGGTAAAATATGCTAACTATTATTactatattcttttatttaaaaaaatacttagaaataattatcaaCAAATGAAACTACATAATCcattctttatgtttttctcTATTAATGATGTCGTTTTAACTAACCAATTactcaaataattttaacccttttttttcatattctatAAATTTGGTGAAGGATTCTGGATCCTTTTTGGAGAAGAGATATGCTGGCTTAAGTAGAGTTGAAATCCAATGCACAGATGAAAAGCAATTGTATAATTTTACAAACAACAACAACTGGGGTTATCAGGTTATCTTATTACTCATTTatgaacattatttatttttctattcatttattttagaagTTTAATAACTGTAGGTTACATCAAGTAAACTCTCACTACTATTAGTAGATGATGGATAGAAAAGAACTTACAGTTCTTCAATTTTCATAATGAAAATACTGACTAGAGCGTTAACTGATACACTTTTATAGACATTTATTATTAGCGTAATTTAtcatgaattaattaattttaacttactgcaaattaattttattttatataaatgtaGGTAGGATTGTTGGGTGAAACATTACAGCTATACGGTAAAGAACATTTGGAGATGGTTAAATGGAGTAAAGCTGATATCTCCATTGCTCAACCTCTTACTTGGTTTAAGGTACATAGTTAATTTCATATGAAGAAATATCCCTTGATATGATTATGCTTACCAATATGGTTTAGAACAATTTGTCCTAAAATACTTATgtgatgaaaaatatatttacaacACAATCCTTGAGGTTAATTAGAACTTAGAAACATTTAAATCCTTACTGGTTAAATTTAGTCCCTAATAACAGTTCTTATTCTTAGCTTAAATACTTTAATTACCTCTGTCACACTATAATCCtaatactttaattataatataatataatctcTAATCCtaatactttaattataatacAATATAATCTCTAGGAATTAAACTTTCTTGGAGATACAATTTCATAAGAATTAAATAGgatcataatataaataattgctGAATTTTGcatttagtttcattttagtcacaaaattttaatttatttcattttaatcatTCAACTTAAATTTTGGTTACAATTTGCAATAAGAAATTGACTTATTGTAATTCTCTCTCTTAACTATTTTTCTGTTATTGGTTGCTTTTTCCACATGTTAACTTTTATTTACTAAGTGACTAAATTAAAACACAATTAAAATcgaatgattaaaataaattaaattaaaataaaattatgtagtCAAAATGAAACTAAGTACAAATACTCAATTACCATTTATATCATTGTTCAAAAATAAACTTTCTGATTTTAAAACAGAATGGAGTTAGTGTGTTTAAGAGGATACTTCTATCATTAACCCTTTATGAAATATACTTGTACcaatataactattttttaaaagaacaaataacTAATTCATTATGCTTACAATTATATACATGTAccaaaagaaatcataataaattatggtTTGCAGTTGGAGTTTGACACGCCGAAAGGAAATGATCCGGTGGTGTTAAACCTTGCAACAATGAGCAAAGGCGAGGCATGGGTCAACGGGCAAAGCATTGGTCGATACTGGATTTCATTTCTTACATCCAAAGGCCATCCTTCACAAACACTGtaagtataaataaattctttttaaaaaaagtaaataacaaaaacaacCCTTTATATAGGTGTTTTTAAGATCTTGGTCCAATTATGTGAAAGTAATTTATAGCATTGCCCATTAGTACAACTAACATGTTGAGTTGAGATATAAATGTAGCATAATTTAAGTTCATTCGAgcatgataaaataaattaattctgCAAAAACTATCAATATAAACATGAccatttattaaaagaataatactATATGGCTAtggatttattattttaaccaTTTAATAGTTTTAGAGTTTGtgatttatatattactataTCCAAAACCATGCTTTCATGTTTTGTGATCTTTGTGAGCCTAGAAGAGCATCAAGCTTTTGCTCTGCTTTTGAAATCTTAgaatattataagaaaaactGCAAGTTGAAGTAAGAAAATTCATCATCAAAggttattaataatgaatcagCAATGGATACGTATTgcttataaaatcaatcttggcAAATGCTTTAGCGATTAATTGCTTTATCTATCGTCAATTTAGTCACACGATCATTTCCTTTGAGGACAAATAGTTATGTCACTAAATTAAGTGCAAGAATTGCTCTATTAGCAACGGATTAACTCTTTTGAGAAGACTTAGCGAAAAAAATACCCCTAACTAAACTTTAGCGAggaattttagaaaacttaaAAAGGTGGCACTAAGttctcaattttataaaagaacaTTTTTTTTGAAGTCCAATTTATATTGTTTATTTCAGTgtcaattaattttctttaataatttaattgttttattttctgttaattttatgttattgtccaattaatttttatcaataataataataataataataagcaagaagagagaaaattaaagaaagaaatgaaagggggtatgagaaaaaaatgaagaatcaaagaaataataatagagaagaaaagaaagaaaaatctgataaggaaaagaaaagagaaaaaaagttataaagaaaaaatataatagagaaaagaTAGAATGgacaaatgaaaaaaaaaattgaagaaataatggaagaaagaagaaattataaagaaaacaactaaaagaaaagagaaatgaaaaaaaatgctaaagaaataaataaagggATGAGAAGAAACCAAATAGTGAAAAgtaagaaatagaaaagagaggaagaaataaatgataaagataaaattattaaagtaaatttttttttaatataaataagaaattatatttattgatatatttttatatatcacTAATTCGTTgctaaaacataaaaatagtgagaataaaaaaatgaataaaaaattaatttttaaaattcgcgacattttttttctaatgctAATTCATTGCTAAAGGGATAAATGACtggaaataaaagtaatagtgaatttttttaattgctgATTTAAGATATGagtagaaaaattttaaaaatttagaaaaagattGAACATATTGGTAATTTTTTGTAGCTAATATGTCATTAATTAGCTAGGGATATGTATTCTGCTACTATTAGGGATGAAAATATATTCGTCAATAGTTAATGATGAAAATATCTATCACCAAACTTGGTGTCTATTGTGTATCAAACTTTAGCAGCAAAATAATTGTTCTCGCTAATTAACGGTGGACTTTTTGTCACTAATTATGAAAGAAAACATATTCGTTGCTAAATGGCTACGAGCTTGTCCATCACTAAATTTGACACTTATCCTgcactaaattttaacaacaaAAAGGTTATCCATGATTAGGTAGTGATAAACATTCCATTGGTAATTCATCACTAAAATCAGTATAAAAGAATAGCATTATAGTTTACAATGGAATAGTAATGAAATTTATTCATTGGAAAGTTTTCATTACTAAAgcacaataaataataaaaatagaagatgaaCGTGAAAATGTGTATTCTggaattgataaaaagaagtTACGAAGTTCTATTGCTAGCTAACTAATTATAAGTTGCACTGTTGATTAAATGTAACCGACTTTGACTATGTTAATATAAAGACTAAACTGCCCTTACTATAACTTAATTACTGACTAATTATTCTTCACATTCCTTTTCAAGATAtgcataaatattatttatgctCATCTTGCTGAGAAGATAACAAAATTGTCTCGGATTTAAGGCTTTGTGAAAATGTCaacaagttatttttttgtctttataTGAACAGGTATAAGCAAACCTTGTTGAACCTTTTTCCTAACAAAATAACAATCCAATTCAATGTGCTTAGTTCTCTCATGAAAAACCGGATTGTTAGTGATGTGAATTGCATACACATAGTCATAAAATATATCCATACTTTGCTTCAACTTGGTCTTGAAATCTTGCAACAAATATGAAAtccaaattatttatattgttgtAGTCGCCAAGAGCTTGTATTTAGCTTATGTTGTGCTTTTAGATACAACAATCTACTTCTTGGATTTCTAGCTCACAAGTGATTTactaagaaaaaacaaaatccTGCCAAAGACTTTCTTGTGTCCACACGTCCTGCTTAGTCACTGCCATTATAAgcttttagttataatttaaatttgcaGCCATGAAATACCCTATCCAGGAGTTGACTTCAAATATCTTAATACTTTATGTGTTGCATTCATGTGATATGTTGGTTTATCCATAAATTGTGTCAAAATATGCACGCATAAGTTGGATTAGGAGAGATAGGACTGGATGAGAGGTGAGGAacatttctattaatttaatcactAAGAATACGGAACAATTTCTGAACCTAATTATTAGATAAAGTTAATTGagacaaattaaaatttttcaccTGAAACAACAATATCATTAGGAGCAACTTGGGCCACTTGATTAACAGATCCATGCACAAGCTATGGATCATCATCCATGACTTAATCAATAGAGGAAGACTGTGAAACTTGATAAGCAGAATTGTATTGAGGTTTCtgaatagaattattatcaaaagatTGACTTGAAAGACTAGAATTACTAGGCTTTGACCTTGTAAACTTAAAATCTGCAAAAAAACCAATAAACTTAAAACATCTATTCTTACTATGCCCAGACTTTCTACAATatgaacaaattaaatatgttttctCTCATTTAACAACCATAGCAGCAACATCAGAAAAATTCTAAGTATTAAGTTGTAAAGTCCTCTATGATTCTTCCCTTAACATCATATTGTAAGCTTGATCTAGTGAAGAGAATgacttaataattattatttgagaTCTAAGACCTTGATAAGTTTCATTTAACCTATTCATAAATGTAAAACATAGTCCTTCTGTTAAACATCAGCAAAAGATTGAAAGTAATCTTGATTACAAGAACCACAAAGAAAATGAGACAAAGGTCAAGAGCTTTTTAACTCCTCCCAAATAGCATTAAGCTCAGTATCAAGAGTATTTGTTCCTTGAGAAATAGTACATAAAAGATATTGTAAATGGCAATATTCTAGTATCATCAAGTTGAGAAAATCTCTTATGCAGAATCAAAATAGAAGACAATAGAAGCTATAGTAGATGAGATTGATCGTAGAAGCCAAGCAACAAAAAGATTGTTACGCCTGGTTCATGGAAAGAACATCATATCATTTAGCAGTGATTTCTTAATCGTATCATTCCATCAAGGAGTCCTTGTTTATTCCTTATGCAAATTGAAAGCATGAATATATTCAAGAAGAGTAATTAGATGAGGTTGATTCTGGTGTTACAATAACTGAGCTATGATTTTCAgaataatagagaaaataagGTGATGTAGGATCCTCTAAAGATGAAAGCCTCAAAATTTTAAGATCGAAAAAGATATGATAGAAGTCAGATTTACTCTAGAATGATGAttgaaatgagaaaataagagTTGAACAGTGATTAGTCAAACTAGATGAACAAGAAACTATACTTAAAAACGTGAAACTAAAGAGTTGATCGATGGGTATAACCTGTTTGAAAAATTAGAAAGTGAGAAAAATGAAGGAAAAACATCCACAAGGCTTTGAtatcatattagaaaatgaatgCTGAAAATGTGTATATGGAATTGATCACAAGAagttacaaatttttattgctaaataattgaatatataagTTGCACTATTGATTACATGCTTACTCCATTGGTATTCCATCACATTTAGCAATAGAAGGAGTCTATCGCTAAAATTCACTGCTATTTTACTGATTTTTTATAGTGGAAATATATCCTTTAGAGCTTTCCTCAATTTTCCTGAAGCAAGGATTGGCTTCATTGTTAGGctcatatttttcatattcacttAAGTCATCCTAAGTAGCTTtagagaattttcttttttcttttacttcttGGAGTATTCTTCAATATAGGATATCCAATTTGATATGCCctaattttttgtatataagaaactaatctattttttcttGCTTAACTCATTCTTGACTCTATTAATCCCCCTCGGCATCATCCTTTTATTCCTCATAATGATGTCctaaactcttttttttttttataatatgcgAACATCAACACCATAAAACTTCTTCACTTTCACTAGTTTCTTTAGAGGCTTTGAGAGCTATCTATTTCTTTAGCTTGTGTAATTATGATGTTATGATTGAGCAATTTACTCATGAGTTCACTGGGTGACATTGACAATATGATTCTTAGAGTTCtacttaaaaaagaatatgggAACTAAGCCAACATCCATTAAGAAAGTAAACAATGTAGCTTGCTACCAACTTCGAAAACGACCACCCATTTCAAATCTTGAAGCTTCCTCTACTTAAAACAAAGACAAACTAGTTCAACCCCATAAAATACCAAAAACAGTTATTTgagtttataaaaattagaaataatgGATACTAAAGAAAAGTATTTAAGGTTTAAAACGTGTTTTATGGTTTACATTTGTCATTCCTTTCAAATATAGCAATAACTCGAGCCAATGCCCACTGCTAACtttgaaaacaaccacttactTCAAATTACGAAACTCACACTGTTTAAAACAAAGATAAACTAATTCAACcccataaatataaatataagttcttgatattaaaaatagaaagaccaATTGTAAAAGAAGAGTGGTTTAAGGTTGGAAGTTAACTTTTGAGGAGGTAggagaaaatgagaaaatagataaaaaagaaagaataatttaGAGTAGAAGTTCTTTAGGTTTAAAATGTGTTTTAGGGTTTACGTTTCCTATGCCTTTCGAaatggaaattttttttttataatgaaattatatcaTTTAGTTTGGTAGAGCTAAAATTTAACTAAGTAAATTAACCAATCGAATTGAGTttgtaaattataataatcattcgaaaaatttataaatttaattgatttttgtgctcattattttatcaagaatatatatgataaatatttatttgagcTTGAATACAAGCTTACTTAAgctaatttgaattttaatttaagattgATAAATTCTCAATTTTAACAGCAGTCGAACTTAGTATTTTAACTAGGACTGAGCACGGAtcggtccaattcggttatttataaatcaccagtaccataccaaatctcggttattttaaaattgaaggtaccagtaccgtactaaatataaaagggtccaataccgtattgtaccaattttacggttcaatacagttcggttcggtACTATTTTcgattctaaaaaatttagaaaacacAACTTttatctcatctttaatcaaatatatttagagaaaatatgattaccaacctaaaaaaagtagcataaaaatctgaattaaaattgcaatcacatttTTGAACAACTTGTTTCGTAATTCAATCACttgcaaatataataattcatttaatattcaaatacaaaccattaaaatatatattactgctagcataaaaatattttacagatgacaatcactaaaataaataaatttacaaattttatgtagcactaaaatacatgtccaaaattagcaaaggaatgttattacctcccctcaaaattagcactctacatttaatcttggcataagggactcaccaatctcaggatcttgaataatttctacaataaaagtaaaaaataacgtcaataagacttaacagcatcaataataaacaaacatatgtaagaagtaaagaaatgttacctgactctatgctttcaatatcctctattgattcttctagttggataggtttatttgaatttctaAGCCAATCTTGACAACAAATGAGGACCTCCGCTGTTGTAGGAACTAAAGAActtctatattgttaaaagatgttttgacaattttttctcaagttttgtttgatcctttaaaaaaaaattaaatttataaatataatttaatattttttttatattttaatattaatttataatattttaaaagttaataaattaattatttctaaatatttaatttttaagttttattagtataataatataaaaattatttttaaaatatttatttcttaattttaatatttatataaattaatacttttagtataattaatattattattcttaaaataaaaatattatataattaaaaattaatttattaataaatatagagtaaataatattatatttatataataatatctttttataatttttactaatttatataactttttattaaattaagtaatttttaattaatttgtcaaaaattttcaatagtaaataaattttaaatctagtattatagtatgtatactagattactagtatcaatatagtatgtgacatattaatatatataacttatattttttatagagtataaagtatattataatattatagttatttttaatatatattattttttatatttcgataacaattgcttgaattatataaatgataaatataaaataattttttatagagtatatgtattattttttttaatatatgtattatttatataatataaataattatttataaatatatgtaaaaattttggttctacggtttggtcCGAATCAGTACAAGACGGATCGGTTACGGTACGGTTACGgtacggtttttactaaagaaccagtaccatatcataatagtaaaaaaattcggatcggttcaattcggttataaaaatTTTCGGTTTTTTTGGTTATGGTACTTTTCGGTACGGTTATTCGGTTCGAGCGggaatcaccgagatccatgctcagccctaaTTTTAACAGTAGTCAAACTTAGtataatataatgaaatttaataataaaataaataaagtttga
The sequence above is drawn from the Ricinus communis isolate WT05 ecotype wild-type chromosome 7, ASM1957865v1, whole genome shotgun sequence genome and encodes:
- the LOC8282878 gene encoding beta-galactosidase 6 isoform X1, yielding MVEWLRWAVVVAVVAITITIQDGGVSGGDVVYDGRSLIIEGQRKILFSGSIHYPRSTPEMWPSLIGKAKEGGLDVIQTYVFWNLHEPQPGQYDFSGRYDLVKFVKEIQAQGLYVCLRIGPFIESEWTYGIVCRGLPFWLHDVPGIVYRTDNQPFKLYMQNFTTKIVNLMKSEGLYASQGGPIILSQIENEYGNIEAAFHEKGSSYVHWAAKMAVDLQTGVPWIMCKQIDAPDPVINTCNGMKCGETFGGPNSPNKPSLWTENWTSFYQVYGGEPYIRSAQDIAFHVALFIAKNGSYVNYYMYHGGTNFGRTAAAYVITGYYDQAPLDEYGLIRQPKWGHLKELHAVIKSCSTTLLEGVQTNLSVGQLQQAYMFEAQGGGCVAFLVNNDSVNATVGFRNKSFELLPKSISILPDCDNIIFNTAKVNAGSNRRITTSSKKLNTWEKYIDVIPNYSDSTIKSDTLLEHMNTTKDKSDYLWYTFSFQPNLSCTKPLLHVESLAHVAYAFVNNKYSGSAHGSKNGKVPFIMEVPIVLDDDGLSNNISILSVMVGLPDSGSFLEKRYAGLSRVEIQCTDEKQLYNFTNNNNWGYQVGLLGETLQLYGKEHLEMVKWSKADISIAQPLTWFKLEFDTPKGNDPVVLNLATMSKGEAWVNGQSIGRYWISFLTSKGHPSQTLYHVPRAFLDNSTNLLVIFDEYGGDPLGISLNTISAKSLRDNIFSNHFLNTSKE
- the LOC8282878 gene encoding beta-galactosidase 6 isoform X2; this translates as MVEWLRWAVVVAVVAITITIQDGGVSGGDVVYDGRSLIIEGQRKILFSGSIHYPRSTPEMWPSLIGKAKEGGLDVIQTYVFWNLHEPQPGQYDFSGRYDLVKFVKEIQAQGLYVCLRIGPFIESEWTYGGLPFWLHDVPGIVYRTDNQPFKLYMQNFTTKIVNLMKSEGLYASQGGPIILSQIENEYGNIEAAFHEKGSSYVHWAAKMAVDLQTGVPWIMCKQIDAPDPVINTCNGMKCGETFGGPNSPNKPSLWTENWTSFYQVYGGEPYIRSAQDIAFHVALFIAKNGSYVNYYMYHGGTNFGRTAAAYVITGYYDQAPLDEYGLIRQPKWGHLKELHAVIKSCSTTLLEGVQTNLSVGQLQQAYMFEAQGGGCVAFLVNNDSVNATVGFRNKSFELLPKSISILPDCDNIIFNTAKVNAGSNRRITTSSKKLNTWEKYIDVIPNYSDSTIKSDTLLEHMNTTKDKSDYLWYTFSFQPNLSCTKPLLHVESLAHVAYAFVNNKYSGSAHGSKNGKVPFIMEVPIVLDDDGLSNNISILSVMVGLPDSGSFLEKRYAGLSRVEIQCTDEKQLYNFTNNNNWGYQVGLLGETLQLYGKEHLEMVKWSKADISIAQPLTWFKLEFDTPKGNDPVVLNLATMSKGEAWVNGQSIGRYWISFLTSKGHPSQTLYHVPRAFLDNSTNLLVIFDEYGGDPLGISLNTISAKSLRDNIFSNHFLNTSKE